The genomic stretch GACCCAATTTCACCACTTTTCCCACCCTGTTGTATAGAAGTGTTTGACGAGGTGCTGATGTGGCCATGTGTAAGCCGCCTGTTTCAGCCAGCCCCGTGCTGGACTCatcaaacacaggaccttcggaaTGGGAGTCGAGAGCGCTGACCGCTGGGCCAAAAACCAGGCTACAGAGGTCTCATTTTGATCTACCTTTGTGTAGTCTTCGAAAGTGTTTccgtttttgcctcgaccataAAGTGAGTGTGCAGGCGCTGCAGGTATATTGACTGTTTTAGGACCCAACACAGGCGGCAGCATGTTGGATGCTGGACCTGCAGTGACAAAGTGACAGTTGATTATTGTGAAGtgaaacaaaagcacaaagaaagcctaaaaaaaaaaaaaatctaaggatCTTACCAGGTGTGGTCTGGTTGCTCTCTACAACttgtttccacctcccagacAAAGTATACGAAGGAGAAGAGTGATATGTGTACTTGTCTGCATTTTCAAGGTGGTAGCGGTCTAAAGCAGCAAAAGACAATGTCACCAATCAAAAACCAGCTCTAGTGCTAACTCTATTTGGTCATGTGTGTTTTGCGCACTTGGTGCAGGGACTTGATCACGCGCCAGATCTTTTGGACGGCTGCCAAATGAAAATGCTGGCGTTCCATCTCTGCCATTTTTGGTAATGTTTGAGGGGATGAGGTGTTTCGGTCCGGGCGAGTTGTCTTGTTTGCTTATGTCATAGCTTGCCCGAAAACTGTAACTTGGTGCTTTGTATTTTGTAGGATCATGTTTACTAGATCCTGAATGAAAATATAACAGATGTTATCACTTATCGTTCATAAAGATAGTTGAAGAGGGGAAAATGCTATTGAGGTTGTACCTGTTAATGAAGGCAGTGCATACTTTGGGCCCGGGCTGCTATAGAGTGCAGCTATGGGCCCTCGTGGTCTGTGGGGCCTCCATGATCCAACCCAAGGCTCATCAGGCATTATCTTTGgaaataacagaaataaaagCCACCATATTTTAGTCTTACATTTATTACATAAATATCATCTCTATTCCACTACACTGCCATTGTGAAAACACTGCTTTTACATTATATAGGCTTTATATAATGCATCATAGCGTAATAGACATTAATTTAAACAATCAACTTCAGTTTTATAATTAGTCGATTCTATACAATAATATCCTCTCTGCTCTTTCTCTTTTTGCTGCACTAAGGGCACACCTGCAAGTCAGAGTCaagtttaaattaattaatttttttgcatACAGCCTCAAAGATTGCTAAAGGTCACTAATTGGGAAAAAGCACTTTTGACTAGTGCCCATACAGCTAATCACCTGTAAATGTTACACCAAAACAATGAAAGTTTTACTTACCAGGTGTGCCTGTTACTCAGTAACAAAAAACGTCTCCtagcgagaaaaaaaatctagttCCATCAATTCTGTTAATTCATTtggatacattttttaaaagaacagTAAAATGATTTTATCTTTTGAAAATCCTCATCTTGATGAGTTCCTCTTATCCAGAAATCAGCGGGCtcaatgaactaaaaaaaaacaacaacttgtttAAAGCTTGTCAACTTCACTATGACAATGTTGTCATGGAGATGCCAAGGCATGTCCTTTACTATTAAAGGAACTTTCAAGGTGGCGACAAACAGATAttctaaaatattattatattctatTCTAAAACTGTCACAATAATTAGTATTCTTTTAAATCCGAGTCTCTTACATGTATCATCAGGCGAACACTTCCGGTCTGCTTAGACAGCTGCGCTGTACACTTTGTTCAAGTTTGTAACTTATCTACAAACTTGTACAGCTCGTCTCTTACATCTGTTAATACTATAATGTGTTAAGGGGGACTTCACGAGAATATTACTGACCCCACAACTAACCTGTCAGGACGACCTGTGGTTTTCTTGGTGAAGTTTACTGCGTTGTACCAAAATGCTATCCTGCATGTTAGCATCCTGACGCTGTGGGTGCGTTCCAGCTGAGAGATGACATAATTAGAGCCTAAATGTGATGACGAGGAAGCCGGCAGCTCATTTGGAATAACGCGGGCAAGGATAGTGGCATCAGGTTGCGTGTCAGTGAAACACAGCACACAAGTGCTTCTACACAAAAAGATGGTGTTGTTTTACTGGTGTGCTCGCACTTCCGACGCTGCTCTCAACCACTGGCCGTGACGTCACAGTCTGGAGTAGGTGGTGAAGCGCTTATAATTAAAAAGAAAGTCGTGACAAAAAGTAACTCCGGTGAGTAAAACAGATGCATGTGGTAAATTAATGGGAGTAAATTGTttgacggacggacggacgaaAAGTTCAAAGTTTAGTGCTTTGTGCGTGAAAAACTTTCAATCGGGTGCGCGCACGGCACTTACCCTACTGTGAAAACAAGAATCTCAGGGTCTTACTTGTGCCTTTCCACTTTCGCTTATAGATGATCACTTTACTATAATCGCTATGGTTTAAAAGTGAAAAGCATTTTGCTTGTGATTAAAGACGACGCTCTGTTTCTTCAATTTGTACGTCCGGGTTACACAAGGCAACATCCAAGATGTCGCCtttaaacaggaagtaaaaactaCATCGACTCCGCGCAAGGTTTAAGGACAAaatgtttccatgtttttttcaattaaaagttGTATTGCTAACATAATACTGAACAGTAAATACAGAACAATATTGTGTAAATCAATAATGCAGTCTTACAGAACAGCATGCTATAATGAATAAAGTAAATGAAAGATattgaatacaaaaaaaatcacttattAAGTTTGTCTTTAATATGAATTGCTTTTATAATGTTCTCCAATGTATGAAAAGTTCTCATTGCCTTATTGTTTTGAATTATCAACTTAAGTGAATCATACAATATTTGTATTCAGAATAAAACCCGTGAATGTTTGGTTTACTTGATATCATTCTAGATTAATTATGAATATGAAAGTTGCCTAAAATACATCGAATTTTCATGACATTCTCCAAGTTTTATGAAATTTACCTTGTAGAAATAAGACCATTTACTCTTTATCAGTGAGTGTATTATAGGACAAACAGTCAAACAGAAACCTCAGTCGAGAATGATCGAGAAGTGGGACATTCATAAAATAAGTGTTGAATTGATTGCGCTTCAGTTTTGCATGAGCATTTTGATGAAACCCCCTCAATGAATTTGACTAGACGTGAGTTGCAACGGTAGAATGTCCGAATTGTTTTAATGTGTATTTCTTCAACTTTATTTGGAATGAAAAATCTATTGTGCTCATTCCAAATCTTTTGAAAGGTGATATGAAGGAAGGAGTTTCTCCACAACATGACAGCAACAGGTGGACAAATCTAAACtgggtgtgtgtttgttatTACATTTACGTTCCAATAGGTTTCTTCCACTAATCATTATGCTTGGAGAAACTCCCTTCACCCGTTTACCCTGGAGAGACTTAAATAGTTGAAGAAGCCGGGCTGGGATTCCCTTATCCACTCTTTCATAATCAATAGGATCAATGGTCTTATGATATTTTTTGAACAAATATATTATGGCCATATGATGTTCCATTTCTGtccaaaaaaattatattgtttTCCACGCATTGTTTATGGAATGTGTTGATTATTCCAGACAATCCATTTGTGCGGAgagtttgccccttcctgatttttttttttttttgcatgattgtcacacttaaatgtttcagatcatcaaactcatttaaacatttgtcaatgacaacacaactgaacacaaaatgcagttttgaaatgaaactttttattattaagggagaaaaccataTAAACTTCCATGGCCCTAGGTGAAAAAGCCCCATTGTTAAAACAAAGATTAACTGGGATTAATTGAGagctgtcagtctggaaaatgttataaagccatttctaaagctttaggcctccagcgaaccacagtgagagccatgcagcagaacaatgatccaaaacacaccaggaagtccacctctgaatggctgaagaaaaaatgagaaaaaaagactttggagtggcctagtcaaattCCTTCCctcaatcctattgagatgctgtggcatgaccttaaaaaggcgggtcatgctcgaaaaccctggagtgtggctgaattacaacaattctgcaaagatgagtgggccaaaattcttccacagtgctgtaaaagactcattgcaagttctctgaaacgcttgattgcagttgtttctaagggtggcccaaccagttattaggtttaggggaaatcactttttcacacagggccatgtaggtgtggattttttttctcccttaataaaatgttaaaacggCATTTTCTCCGGGGATTTGGTGCCCCGTGAGTGTCGACTGGCACGGTGTGGTGGGTTGCGTTGCTGCTTGCCCGTTTGCCCGCCTGTTTGCTCATTTGCTAGCTTTCCTCCTCGcctgctcctctgtctgccttgcggCAATGTCCTGCCATTGGGATTGGGGGGGCTTGGGTTTTCTTGCTCCCTAGTGGTCCGTGTTCTCCGCGGCTCGGAATATGGTTTGTGTATAGGCTTCCTATACTCCGCTGCGCACTGGGTCCCCAGCAGGGGATGTCTTGCGACGAGGCTTCCAAGTGTCGGGCTGTCGACCacggtgggtgtgtgtgtgcgtgcgtgcgtgtgtgtatgtgtgtgtgtgcgtgcgtgcatgcttttatttatttatttctatctatttattttattcctttttgttgttgttgttgttgttgttggggatgcacaggggtttgctccgtgggggcTGGTGCTGGGTGTTCCATTTCTGCCGCCCGGGCCTCCGTCGGGTGGGGGGGAGGCGATGCCTCCTtcgtccctgggcggggcggtcctGTGTCGGGTGTTAGGCATGGGGTGGCCTGGAGCGGGCCGGGCTGGCGCTTCTGCCATCGGCGGGCTCCTTTACGGTTGCGGGGGcatctctgggcctgctggctGTCCTCCgtaggaggggatagagaagaagagagaagaaaacagaggagggagtgcagagagaaaataaagtgacaaggacaacaacaacaattgcgacaacaacaacaaaacaacagaaacaaacaggacaacatcagcaaatgtctgtgacggctataaagaccatgacgtaaaggacaaaaacaataaataattaagTCATACATatttgtagtagtagtaattaaattatgatagtgaacagaatgataataactgtaatgcacacaattgtaataactataatcatattgccaacatcaccatcactgtaataaaacatcataaaaccctggataaatcagtgagttatgtcaggaagtacgtatgtactgtgagtgtgcatatgtatgtgtgcatgtctgcatgtgtgtaaatgtgcacgaattgtcactgagaatgcatgaaaggagagggattGCCTCCCACCACACAGCAAGCTCCGCCCCACACAGCTAGGCCGAGCACCCACAACCAGAATGCCATCGGGCCCACAGGGCAGAACCAAGGCGagcccccaagagccagcccacaaagccctcccccccgggaagaccagcaaggggccgcagagaggcaatcccaaccagaaacagggcgccgGCAGGCCACAGGACAGCCAACCGCCCGAGACATGCGAGAGATCACACCTCACAAAGGCAGACaggcaccgggggccacacaccagcaggcccagagatgCCCCCGCAACCGGAAAGGTGGAAGCACCAGTCACCTAcacaaccccccaccccaacgGTGCGGAGCGCGGCCCGCCCTGGGCCACCCCATGCCCGACACAGGACCCAGGGAAGAAGGAGGCATCGCCTCCCCCCCACCTCACGGAGGCACAGGTGGCAGAGATGTAACACCCAGCACCTGCCCCcatggagcaaacccctgtgtaTCCccatttaaaagaaataaaatacattaaaaaattaataaataaaaacatgcgcacacacacaccgtggTCGACCCCCCCCTAGTTGAGTGTCTCCCCCATTGATAAaacctgattgatcagggtgtattatatggggggtaactttttccagtctTCTAGCTAatactttgcatattattttaagatctgcattaatcagtgaaattggccgataaCTGGAAGgaagtgttgggtccttatccggtttcagcaggacacggattgtagctgagttcatgtttggaggcaggcATGCACTGTCtttaatgtccatccatccatccatccattttctataccgcttcatcctcattagggtcgcgggggcatgctggagcctatcccagctgacttcggacgacaggcggggtacaccctggactggtcgccagccaatggcagggcttTAAtgtccaaaaccattctaagaaatattggggCTAGTAATGACCAGCTTTATAAAATTCAGCAGGGACCCCATCAGGTCCTGGTGATTTCTTGTTTGGCATCCGCTGTAGAGCATCATGAAGTTCGGTTAATGAAATGggcatacagtcaaacctgtcttagcggccacctgtatataacggccacctgcctatagcggccactgaaaaatcccccacagaaaatttgtgtgttatagaccctgtgtatagcggtcacctgtctaatgcggccagtggccacccattttgtgtcccttggtcaatatctggccgcatatagcggccaaaatgccgactcaagcagaagcttcatccacgaaaaagttttgttttttaatcaatgaagccgtcatgtgtagactttaattactgagtcctagctcagtcacaatcattcacaagatccacacaaactgtcagctgttccacataaaaaaagccgtcttctttggagcttgttgcagacagtgacactgtttatttcctggtgtgagacaatgtgcactggtcaatactgtaatgccccttgttgtggggaaggagagactcacgtcgccaatgcactttaatcgctttattaacagcggtttattaacctagtagctctttacaacttttatccgcagtcccacagtgccttCTACTGgccaacatgtaacagtataattatatgtatctgcaaacacaacaagcttctaatcacagatatgttaatatgtgcgcgcacaaattcaaaatggccgccaacctctctatagcggccacttttgccatttccctctagtggccgctatagacaggttttaCTGTCACCGGTTCTTCATTTAATTTGAGtaattcttttttctttattgagcttttttctttattgagcttttttctttattgcgtttcagttggttagctaagtattttcccgggtttattgccatgctcaaagtTCTCCAAACgcagtctctgcagttggaactgaattttcttattgataatttcttttaagtctgaTTTCAGTTTTCTTAGGTTACTCAgggtgagtcagcatgagcgttttcaaggattttgattttttttctccaactctaaTTCCAAtaatctttctttttcttatatgatgaatatgaaatactTTTCCCGTGCATTCCTACTTTTACTGTCTCCCAGAGGATACAAGCCGAGATTCCGGGTTGGTCATTAAAGTCTAAAAACATAGTCCACTCTCTCTCAAAGTATTTTGGGAAatctgagtcttttagtaatgatgtattaaATCTCCAGCATTGAGTAGGTGTGCTTAGTTCGATTAGTGAGAAAGAGAGACACTGGGACGcggtcactaatggtgatagggtgtatgtaaTGTTTGATATGTGTGATATGATTGAGCTACTTGttaaaaagtagtcaatacgagagtaaGTGTGGTGCACaggtgagaaataagtatattccctaTGAGTGtggtgataagagcgccaagcatcacaaagaccaaatcattcatgtatttcttcagtatcgatgttgacTGAGACTCATGATGTCTCCCAGCTCGGCTTGTCTCCCAAGAGAGTTTGCATCGCAGTGGTCttcatccgcgcatgtaaacactggaacacatacacaacaatggacaagcaGCAGCACACAGTGAtatgaaaatgagaggaaataacGCAGGGCAAttggtctgacttttttgtgggcaatggtattgtgatgcaaatgtattactcttttgaacgcatattgttttgagaagcaactggctggaactactttcctccacaacgaaaaccgaccagaacccggctcacgggacgaagtgggggaaaagtcactgctgatggggatgtcatacaatttcatgtcaaaaaatccaaacgacGCCTTTAAAGGCAGTACCCTGGGTGTTGCAAAAAAGTACTGTTGGGGGGTGAAAAATGCGACTACACCAACGCCATCTTGGCTTCAATCCTGTTTCCAGGTTATTGGTATTTAACTCTGTTGGAGattaaattctccacaacctcgtaaaggtcaaaggaccactttggaaaattaattaagccaatttcacctcccacTTGCGTGCtctttaatctccagttatgagaagggaGAAAGACTCTCACAACAAATTagatattttttccaaatgtattgaagaataagtcagacatAAAAATTGAAAGATAAATCAGCcataataattgaaaacaaGTCAGTCAGGATCGTTTCTGCAGTCTACAGGTACCTGGACCCCGTTTCATTTCACCTGTACCCATCTCCTGGCTGAAAATGAAAGAGAGTGCCCCCCGATCGTCCCatagtcatttttatacttgtttgcgcagaccattggcgccagtcCCTGAAAAGACAACTTTCTCCTGAATCCCTTGACGAAGCTTGTGACGCCAGCAGATGATAGCCGGCTCCTTCGCTGTCCCGATAAGACTTACTGTAGtagttgacaaaaacaaaacattcttttccTCAGCCTACGTCAAGGTAGGTTTGTCTACATTCTggctgtttaacctttgacacacttaaactgATGTTCACCtactaattatttaataaagcattatttctataaattacttgtaatcattcactaagttattagactaattgattaaacagttatatctatactgtacttattttaaaacactcaataattcaatcaatagacatcaatgcaaacagttattctaaaatctacttgtaatcatTTTATACCCACTtagtaaattaatttttttcctaCAACTCTTAAACCCACCGCaaactttttggaaaataagtgaAGAACTTTTTGATTTACATATAAACTAATACAGCTGAGTGAAAgaaatgtatatatgtatgcccCGTATTGTTCAtgccaggagtgtccaaagtgaggcatGGGGGCCAATTTTAGCCctcagcttgtttttattgggCCTCAGCATAGTTTAAAAGTAAAATCAATTCATTGGTAATGGGATATGttatttagggctgtcaaaaatagcgcgtcagcggcggtaactaattgatttaattaattacgtaacATTTAAATTAACTTAATTTTTA from Dunckerocampus dactyliophorus isolate RoL2022-P2 chromosome 5, RoL_Ddac_1.1, whole genome shotgun sequence encodes the following:
- the LOC129180994 gene encoding outer dense fiber protein 3-like isoform X2 translates to MPDEPWVGSWRPHRPRGPIAALYSSPGPKYALPSLTGSSKHDPTKYKAPSYSFRASYDISKQDNSPGPKHLIPSNITKNGRDGTPAFSFGSRPKDLARDQVPAPNRYHLENADKYTYHSSPSYTLSGRWKQVVESNQTTPGPASNMLPPVLGPKTVNIPAAPAHSLYGRGKNGNTFEDYTKSPGPAAYQAVDPKIYLTKSPQYSMPSRKFIPENATRTPAPGVYCPEKVTTTHSKPPAFTFGLRHSKYTICPIMDVDKYQQSFSFV
- the LOC129180994 gene encoding outer dense fiber protein 3-like isoform X1, translated to MIHIMPDEPWVGSWRPHRPRGPIAALYSSPGPKYALPSLTGSSKHDPTKYKAPSYSFRASYDISKQDNSPGPKHLIPSNITKNGRDGTPAFSFGSRPKDLARDQVPAPNRYHLENADKYTYHSSPSYTLSGRWKQVVESNQTTPGPASNMLPPVLGPKTVNIPAAPAHSLYGRGKNGNTFEDYTKSPGPAAYQAVDPKIYLTKSPQYSMPSRKFIPENATRTPAPGVYCPEKVTTTHSKPPAFTFGLRHSKYTICPIMDVDKYQQSFSFV